A genomic stretch from Styela clava chromosome 5, kaStyClav1.hap1.2, whole genome shotgun sequence includes:
- the LOC120344928 gene encoding piercer of microtubule wall 1 protein-like produces the protein MEDSKITEENCMKTSEAYKVDDDLPLRFLQPDVVKGYRTKEPHPIYRSTNMIYGSKSPTVHEVPVTYQPRSQRFSTHLGVCGMYRNHSLNTYVEKSVVTQPDNAGLTSVDRLNFHKSYTPNPNVS, from the exons ATGGAAGACTCAAAAATTACTGAGGAAAACTGTATGAAAACCTCTGAAGCGTACAAAGTTGACGATGACCTGCCGCTACGATTTCTTCAACCCGACGTCGTCAAAGGTTATAG AACTAAAGAGCCTCACCCGATATATCGCAGTACCAACATGATTTATGGTTCGAAGAGCCCGACGGTTCACGAAGTACCGGTCACATATCAACCTCGATCGCAAAGATTTTCGACCCATCTTGGAGTTTGTGGAATGTACAGAAACCATTCACTGAATACATACGTTGAGAAAAGTGTCGTCACTCAGCCTGATAATGCCGGACTAACCTCTGTTGATCGATTAAACTTTCATAAAAGTTATACTCCTAATCCCAATGTCAGCTAA